A single Cannabis sativa cultivar Pink pepper isolate KNU-18-1 chromosome 7, ASM2916894v1, whole genome shotgun sequence DNA region contains:
- the LOC115697829 gene encoding uncharacterized protein LOC115697829 gives MALDASIKGWGACRPIVVVDGTFLKAAYGGTLLCTCTQDAAGHIFPLAFCVADSENDQSWKWFFKKFKEAYGVREHQCLISDRNESLIKTAREIYPEIAHSYCGYHILSNLKTSFKQHAAKYNLPFFGAVKAYTEKQFEFHMAELDGLDKRIRPYLKKIGYEKWSRIHSQNKRYSTMTSNISESLNAANLAARELPITTLLECLRALVQQWTHTNRTKAHNTFTKLSPTGEDILLKNYTYSLNLEVKATTDYLFEVIRMKESWEVDLEKRTCTCNRFQIDEMPCGHAVAVMREMNMDPYTYCSDYYTKKNWLATYSGTVYPIGHQSEWEVPEEVKNIIVLPPHERVKSGRPKTLRRKAGWEKDQHNKCSKCGELGHNKRTCSRRRRRE, from the exons ATGGCGTTGGATGCATCCATAAAAGGGTGGGGAGCATGCAGACCGATAGTTGTTGTGGACGGAACGTTCCTCAAAGCAGCTTATGGGGGAACTTTGTTGTGCACATGCACACAAGATGCAGCAGGTCATATTTTTCCACTAGCGTTTTGTGTTGCAGATTCTGAGAACGACCAATCTTGGAAATGgttcttcaaaaaatttaaagaagcgTATGGGGTACGGGAACACCAATGCCTAATTTCAGACAGGAATGAAAGCCTCATCAAAACAGCAAGAGAAATCTATCCAGAAATTGCACACAGTTACTGTGGTTACCACATTTTGAGCAACCTTAAAACAAGCTTCAAACAACATGCTGCCAAATACAATCTGCCATTCTTTGGAGCAGTCAAAGCCTACACAGAAAAGCAATTCGAGTTCCACATGGCTGAATTGGATGGATTGGACAAACGCATAAGACCTTACCTAAAAAAAATCGGGTATGAAAAGTGGTCAAGAATTCATAGCCAAAACAAGAGGTATTCCACAATGACCTCAAACATATCAGAATCACTGAACGCTGCAAATTTGGCAGCAAGGGAGCTACCAATTACAACACTGCTAGAATGCTTGAGAGCATTGGTGCAACAATGGACGCATACTAATAGGACAAAAGCACACAACACCTTCACTAAGCTATCACCAACTGGAGAAGACATACTGTTGAAAAATTACACATACTCATTGAATCTGgag gtTAAAGCAACAACAGATTACTTGTTTGAGGTAATAAGAATGAAAGAATCGTGGGAAGTAGACCTAGAAAAAAGAACATGCACGTGCAACAGGTTCCAAATAGATGAAATGCCATGCGGGCACGCAGTGGCCGTGATGAGGGAGATGAACATGGACCCGTACACCTACTGTTCAGAttactacacaaaaaaaaattggctaGCAACTTATTCAGGGACAGTTTACCCAATAGGACACCAAAGTGAATGGGAGGTACCAGAAGAAGTGAAGAATATTATAGTCTTGCCTCCACATGAAAGAGTAAAATCAGGAAGACCAAAAACATTGAGAAGGAAGGCTGGATGGGAAAAGGATCAACACAACAAGTGCAGCAAATGTGGTGAACTGGggcataacaaaagaacatgcAGCAGAAGACGTAGAAgggaataa
- the LOC115696380 gene encoding uncharacterized protein LOC115696380 has translation MKSVAEMNKKLDILIEVFFLIVITFSVIFLVVFLCCFIQLINFLIFYFCSQSSQGGLTHNGSQSEDALRTLENEDDEDSTSEEDEDDKFDDDKGDDHHDDETDDDDDDLGGDGVGAGQDEAHTGDVRNDEGVVVPEVVSRDDDTGKVDDAKNSDSVEPIAEIKQPEQSQGGEDNIDVDATIASAVKVVENLIGSSTNAPAPVETYEKTDLEMVVFQETPILRPQKRDRKKGAVLKSPFIELASGASKSGSSSVSPDDSVYKVVKYVRGLCPLDNKIGEPVDPQLEAEFVKWVDTGLRKHKSNTTTNVYCKGKDTIFPPFRFSVEDISNKMWFHNLAYPNCFLTNSHIDIIFYYLRKKIMYSAEPKIKVTTTDCLFCSSITTLYEKFVEKNNDISVLSLSHNVAQYIQGGKILCATPWHLVDHVVMPINVKLQDHWICGRLNIVDRRIYLYNSLRSGRYMTAAKEACKSFSVILPYYFSMLDFKGLRNEAKFSTMEPFPIVVVDGLPEQVTADCGVFVASFAEYFIDGKPIPSSDFDVEIHRDRLAVLFYQYGMKKQTENIESESEAPPSLQK, from the exons ATGAAATCTGTTGCTGAGATGAACAAGAAGCTGGACATTCTTATTGAggtgttttttttaattgtcattactttttctgttatttttttagtagtgtttttatgttgttttatacagttaattaattttttaattttttatttttgttctcaGTCATCCCAAGGTGGTCTTACTCACAATGGATCTCAGTCTGAAGATGCTCTTCGTACTTTAGAAAATGAGGATGATGAAGATTCCActtcggaggaagacgaggatgATAAATTCGACGATGACAAAGGAGATGATCATCATGACGATGaaactgatgatgatgatgatgatctggGTGGAGATGGTGTTGGTGCTGGTCAGGATGAGGCTCACACGGGCGATGTTCGTAACGATGAGGGTGTTGTTGTTCCCGAGGTTGTTTCGAGGGATGATGATACCGGCAAGGTGGATGATGCCAAGAATTCTGACTCTGTGGAACCTATTGCAGAGATCAAACAG CCTGAACAGTCTCAAGGTGGGGAGGACAACATTGATGTTGATGCAACAATTGCATCTGCTGTTAAAGTTGTGGAGAATTTG ATTGGTTCCTCAACTAATGCCCCTGCTCCTGTTGAGACTTATGAGAAGACTGATCTTGAAATGGTTGTTTTTCAAGAGACTCCTATTTTACGTCCTCAAAAGAGGGATCGGAAGAAAGGAGCTGTTTTGAAATCCCCATTCATTGAGCTTGCTTCTGGTGCATCTAAATCAGGTTCATCCTCAGTTTCTCCTGATGATTCTGTGTATAAGGTCGTTAAATATGTGCGTGGTTTGTGCCCGTTGGACAACAAGATTGGTGAACCTGTCGATCCGCAATTGGAAGCTGAGTTTGTCAAGTGGGTTGATACAGGTCTTAGAAAGCATAAATCTAA cacAACAACTAATGTGTATTGTAAGGGTAAGGACACAATATTTCCGCCATTTCGTTTTAGTGTTGAGGACATCAGCAACAAGATGTGGTTTCACAACCTTGCCTACCCTAATTGTTTCCTTACCAATTct CACATTGACATCATTTTCTATTATCTTCGTAAGAAAATAATGTACTCAGCCGAGCCGAAAATCAAAGTCACCACAACTGATTGCCTGTTTTGTTCTAGCATAACAACTTTGTATGAGAAGTTTGTTGAGAAAAACAACGATATATCGGTGTTGTCTCTTTCTCACAATGTGGCCCAGTACATTCAAGGTGGTAAGATATTATGTGCCACTCCTTGGCATTTGGTTGATCATGTTGTTATGCCTATCAATGTAAAATTACAGGATCATTGGATTTGTGGTCGTCTTAACATAGTTGACAGGCGCATATATCTGTACAATTCATTGCGTTCTGGGAGGTATATGACAGCTGCCAAAGAGGCTTGCAAGTCTTTCTCTGTTATTTTACCATATTACTTCTCTATGTTAGACTTCAAAGGCCTTCGCAACGAAGCTAAGTTTAGCACTATGGAACCTTTCcctattgttgttgttgatggtTTACCCGAGCAGGTCACAGC TGATTGTGGTGTTTTTGTTGCATCATTTGCTGAGTATTTCATTGATGGCAAACCCATCCCATCCTCTGATTTTGATGTGGAAATTCACCGCGATCGTTTGGCTGTGTTATTTTATCAATATGGGATGAAGAAGCAAACTGAGAACATTGAAAGTGAATCCGAGGCCCCTCCCAGCCTTCAGAAGTGA